A single genomic interval of Helianthus annuus cultivar XRQ/B chromosome 6, HanXRQr2.0-SUNRISE, whole genome shotgun sequence harbors:
- the LOC110930656 gene encoding PLASMODESMATA CALLOSE-BINDING PROTEIN 1: protein MAKGTYQSSLLFFLFQLLCKTVTSTDTPLPHAKDVEVVWRKEPLFPSIHRALVEYIQTEFDSIDPPTTALPSTSITNPVTTPAVNTAPGIITVPGINPATNPINPPVPITNPATNPVNPPVPITNPVTTPSTNQPTASGRGQTWCIAKNGASETALQSALDYACGIGGADCATIQQGSSCYEPATLQNHASYAFNSYYQKNPLPTSCDFGGAAAITTTNPSTGSCVYPSSSSSSSSPTPAITQTPVNPTSLPAAPATSLPTAGPTFPGIQSPPSGFSFGNPDSTGLGSFGASPPLVNKASVVSNSGLGSVVVVVFIVMFGVFGC, encoded by the exons atgGCTAAAGGAACTTATCAAAGTAGCCTGTTGTTCTTCTTGTTCCAGCTTTTGTGCAAGACAG TTACAAGCACAGACACTCCTCTTCCTCATGCAAAAGATGTTGAAGTTGTTTGGCGGAAAGAGCCGTTGTTCCCTTCTATTCACAGAGCGCTAGTCGAATATATCCAAACAGAATTCGACTCAATTGACCCCCCAACCACAGCCTTACCCTCCACTTCAATAACCAATCCAGTCACCACTCCTGCAGTCAACACCGCACCAGGAATCATAACTGTGCCCGGTATCAACCCCGCCACCAATCCCATAAATCCACCTGTCCCGATCACCAACCCCGCCACTAATCCAGTAAATCCACCTGTGCCAATCACCAACCCCGTTACCACCCCAAGTACAAATCAACCAACAGCATCCGGTCGAGGACAGACCTGGTGCATAGCAAAGAATGGAGCTTCAGAAACGGCATTGCAGTCGGCTCTAGATTATGCGTGTGGGATTGGCGGAGCTGATTGTGCCACCATTCAGCAGGGTTCCAGCTGTTATGAACCAGCTACTCTTCAGAACCACGCGTCTTATGCTTTCAACAGTTATTACCAAAAGAACCCCCTACCCACAAGTTGTGATTTTGGGGGTGCTGCTGCTATAACCACCACCAATCCAA GCACAGGTTCATGCGTCTACCCTTCGTCGTCATCGTCATCATCTTCACCTACACCGGCAATAACCCAGACGCCCGTTAATCCAACATCTTTGCCTGCTGCTCCTGCAACATCCTTGCCTACTGCAGGGCCAACGTTTCCAGG AATACAATCTCCGCCATCAGGGTTTAGCTTCGGAAACCCTGACTCGACAGGACTAGGATCTTTTGGTGCAAGCCCTCCCTTGGTGAACAAAGCGTCTGTCGTGTCAAACAGTGGGCTTGGGTCGGTTGTAGTTGTAGTGTTCATCGTCATGTTTGG